Proteins encoded within one genomic window of Humulus lupulus chromosome 1, drHumLupu1.1, whole genome shotgun sequence:
- the LOC133784446 gene encoding uncharacterized protein LOC133784446 has protein sequence MVVKRKRNDSRGGDEEESEAKLTMKKEILPSMIKNKDKRSEVHAKLKQQKKLEKRKKVKARDAAISRALELGEEPPAKKIPRTIENTREVDETICMVDDEELYAGIDADEFSSTLKRESTPKILITTCRFHSSRGPAFISELLSVIPNAHYYKRGTYDLKKIVEYANKKDFTSIIVVHTNRREPDALLFINLPEGPTAHLKLSNLVLRKDIKNHGNPTSHEPELVLTNFTTRLGHRIGRLIQSIFPQEPNFRGRRVVTFHNQRDFIFFRHHRYIFDSKETKQADSKGKSKDAKGEVPQQKLIARLQECGPRFTLKLTSLQHGTFDTKGGEYEWVHKPEMDTSRRRFFL, from the exons ATGGTGGTGAAGAGAAAGAGGAACGATTCCAGAGGTGGAGATGAAGAGGAATCGGAAGCAAAGCTGACTATGAAGAAAGAGATACTACCATCTATGATaaaaaacaaagataaaagatcAGAGGTTCATGCCAAGCTTAAGCAGCAGAAGAAACTCGAGAAGCGAAAGAAAGTTAAGGCTCGCGATGCCGCCATTTCCCGTGCTCTGGAGCTGGGTGAGGAG CCTCCAGCGAAGAAGATCCCTCGCACTATTGAAAACACAAGGGAAGTTGATGAGACAATATGCATGGTCGACGATGAAGAG TTATATGCTGGAATTGATGCCGATGAGTTTAGTTCAACTTTAAAGCGTGAAAGTACTCCAAAGATATTAATCACCACATGCCGTTTCCATTCTTCG AGAGGACCTGCTTTTATATCTGAACTACTCTCCGTGATTCCAAATGCACATTATTACAAGAGAGGAACCTATGACTTGAAAAAG ATTGTAGAATATGCTAATAAGAAGGACTTCACTTCTATTATCGTCGTTCACACCAATCGGAGGGAGCCAG ATGCTCTCCTATTCATTAACTTGCCCGAAGGACCTACTGCTCATCTCAAACTATCGAATCTTGTTTTGCGCAAGGATATTAAG AATCATGGAAATCCAACAAGCCACGAACCTGAGCTTGTGCTGACTAACTTTACAACTCGCCTGGGTCATCGCATTGGAAG ATTGATTCAATCAATTTTTCCACAAGAGCCTAATTTCCGTGGTCGAAGAGTCGTTACTTTTCACAATCAGCGAGACTTTATTTTTTTCCGACATCATAG GTACATTTTTGATTCAAAAGAAACTAAGCAGGCTGATTCGAAAGGTAAGTCAAAGGATGCAAAGGGTGAGGTCCCTCAACAGAAACTAATTGCTCGTCTTCAG GAGTGCGGACCTCGTTTCACGCTAAAGCTAACGAGCTTGCAGCATGGAACATTCGATACCAAGGGCGGCGAATACGAGTGGGTTCACAAG CCGGAAATGGACACTAGCCGAAGGAGATTTTTCTTGTGA
- the LOC133784470 gene encoding large ribosomal subunit protein uL14x/uL14z/uL14y, with translation MSKRGRGGSAGNKFRMSLGLPVAATVNCADNTGAKNLYIISVKGIKGRLNRLPSACVGDMVMATVKKGKPDLRKKVLPAVIVRQRKPWRRKDGVFMYFEDNAGVIVNPKGEMKGSAITGPIGKECADLWPRIASAANAIV, from the exons ATGTCGAAGAGAGGAAGGGGAGGATCGGCCGGAAATAAGTTCCGGATGTCGCTGGGTCTTCCCGTGGCGGCGACGGTGAACTGCGCTGACAACACGGGTGCCAAGAATCTTTACATTATCTCCGTCAAAGGGATCAAGGGACGTCTCAACCGTCTTCCCTCCGCTTGCGTCGGCGACATGGTCATGGCCACAGTCAAGAAGGGAAAGCCCGATCTCCGTAAGAAGGTGCTTCCAGCTGTCATCGTCCGTCAGCGCAAGCCATGGCGCCGAAAGGACGGTGTCTTCATGTACTTCGAAG ATAATGCTGGTGTGATTGTCAACCCCAAGGGAGAGATGAAAG GATCTGCCATTACTGGACCAATCGGGAAAGAGTGCGCTGATCTTTGGCCAAGAATTGCTAGTGCTGCCAATGCTATTGTCTAA
- the LOC133784457 gene encoding nicotinamidase 2-like, translating into MASSLKKCSTYEKYEIRTRNPNPRAAALLVIDVQNYFSSMANPILPNLLATIRLCRRASIPVIFTRHCHKSLTDNPVLAEWWNGDIILDGTPDADLMPDLDSVRRPGEDVLLEKNTYSAFQGTGLEEILRKRCVEEVIVTGVMTNLCCETTARDAFVKGFRVFFSTDATATANAELHDATLKNLAYGFAYLVDCERLNQGLFGN; encoded by the coding sequence ATGGCTTCCTCACTAAAGAAATGTTCAACCTACGAGAAATACGAGATCAGGACACGAAACCCCAACCCCAGAGCCGCCGCCCTACTCGTCATCGACGTTCAAAACTACTTCTCCTCCATGGCCAATCCGATCCTCCCCAACCTCCTCGCCACCATTCGTCTCTGCCGACGCGCCTCCATCCCCGTCATCTTCACCCGCCATTGCCACAAGTCTCTCACCGACAACCCCGTCCTCGCCGAGTGGTGGAACGGCGACATCATCCTCGACGGAACTCCCGACGCCGACCTCATGCCCGATCTCGACTCCGTCCGCCGCCCCGGCGAAGACGTCCTCTTGGAAAAGAACACCTACAGTGCTTTCCAGGGTACAGGTCTGGAGGAGATTCTCAGGAAGCGGTGCGTAGAGGAGGTGATCGTTACCGGTGTCATGACTAACCTGTGCTGCGAGACGACGGCGCGTGATGCCTTCGTCAAAGGGTTTAGGGTTTTCTTCTCTACGGATGCGACGGCCACGGCGAACGCCGAGTTGCACGACGCTACTTTGAAGAACCTCGCGTATGGGTTTGCCTACTTGGTTGATTGCGAGAGACTGAATCAGGGGCTTTTTGGTAATTAA
- the LOC133784481 gene encoding uncharacterized protein LOC133784481, with protein sequence MGSWFHPDISLEEFMKLIKGFVDILILTSGYQSSGRIAHWDPLNIKKAFQWAFFFENVLRTLSCLDNHQESVKELDAALSELTSDASFPQGFTHLSSATLTMARGFLVEHFIHALPLRDSHLRAFLKAIIEMDLDELSGAEHDRLSVYLNNLKLQESFSSDQNRMFCNEDLITSPSFYLATEAGEFKGNSFTKYTVQKLLKRLSAVSQISTIESGLKTISNNIRCSSWSEFDDNLFKELMKQNDAPAIVEQLVGFVTWNHWKSKNLSYFLDKRAIHMVSGASMIFSAPKIQWVQVLDRLKISAERSDDDFRDTVELLLLGCISNRWTYFIEHLMSVSYYPITTSEQFQEVCKLLPGKFQTFESKQETVNSKESDIFEYLTGILSGQLHPLWNISPALAAVAIPSWSLLFRFYINELEIQFRGDFSTMRCCSCIEDKKEHNDCDLAERIWCLYIFHVYVARQMHGPSSV encoded by the exons atgggatCATGGTTCCACCCGGACATATCACTGGAGGAATTCATGAAACTGATAAAAGGGTTCGTAGATATACTCATTCTGACATCTGGGTATCAGTCTTCTGGTCGTATTGCTCACTGGGATCCCCTTAACATCAAGAAAGCTTTCCAATGGGCTTTCTTCTTTGAAAAT GTCTTGAGAACTTTGAGCTGCTTGGACAATCACCAGGAATCTGTCAAGGAACTTGATGCAGCTCTATCTGAATTGACATCTGATGCTTCTTTCCCTCAG GGTTTCACACATCTGTCATCAGCAACTCTTACTATGGCGAGAGGGTTTTTAGTAGAACATTTCATCCATGCTTTACCATTGAGAGATTCACATCTTAGAGCTTTTTTGAAGGCAATTATCGAAATGGATCTTGATGAGCTCTCAGGAGCAGAGCATGATCGCTTGAGTGTATATCTGAACAATCTGAAGCTGCAAGAGTCATTTTCCTCTGATCAGAATAGAATGTTTTGTAACGAAGATTTAATTACCTCTCCAAGCTTCTATTTGGCTACTGAGGCAGGAGAATTTAAGGGTAATAGTTTCACAAAATATACAGTTCAAAAGCTACTGAAGAGATTGTCTGCAGTGTCACAGATATCGACAATTGAGAGTGGCTTAAAGACCATTTCTAACAACATTAGATGTAGCAGTTGGAGTGAGTTTGATGATAACTTGTTCAAGGAATTAATGAAGCAGAACGATGCTCCAGC GATTGTGGAGCAGCTGGTTGGTTTTGTGACATGGAACCATTGGAAATCAAAGAATCTTAGTTATTTTCTTGACAAGAGAGCTATTCATATGGTCTCAGGTGCCAGCATGATATTTTCTGCTCCAAAGATTCAGTGGGTGCAAGTTCTTGACCGGCTGAAAATTTCAGCAGAAAGAAGTGATGATGATTTCCGTGACACAGTT GAGCTCTTGTTACTTGGGTGCATCTCAAATAGGTGGACTTATTTTATTGAGCATTTGATGTCAGTTTCTTACTATCCCATTACGACTTCAGAGCAATTTCAAGAAGTATGCAAGTTACTTCCTGGGAAATTTCAAACATTCGAGTCTAAACAGGAAACAGTGAATTCAAAG GAAAGTGATATTTTTGAGTATTTGACGGGAATATTGAGTGGTCAACTGCATCCACTGTGGAATATATCCCCTGCCCTTGCAGCAGTTGCAATTCCATCCTG GTCACTCCTGTTTAGATTTTATATAAATGAATTGGAAATTCAATTCAGAGGAGATTTCTCAACGATGAG ATGCTGCAGTTGTATTGAAGATAAGAAGGAACACAATGATT GTGATCTTGCCGAGAGAATATGGTGCCTCTATATTTTTCATGTTTATGTTGCTCGGCAAATGCATGGTCCCAGTAGTGTTTGA
- the LOC133784492 gene encoding acid phosphatase 1-like, with product MGKLIVFSLIVSNIFIGLAVAADWSILKPNFSNGLTDSLKRYCESWRINVEVRNIMGFEVVPQECVQHIQQYMTSSQYKADSEKALDEVKLYLSSSCTTLEGDGKDAWIFDVDDTMLSTIPYYKGHGFGGKKRNTTSLESWMKKKKAPALKHTLSIFHDIKDKGLKIFLISSRREALRSHTVDNLIDVGYHGWSGLSLRGLEDEQLDEKEYKSVARQRLVDEGYRIWGIIGDQWSSLEGYPSAKRTFKLPNSIYSLS from the exons ATGGGAAAACTCATAGTTTTCTCACTCATTGTCTCAAACATCTTCATAGGCTTAGCAGTTGCAGCAGATTGGAGCATTTTGAAGCCAAATTTCAGCAATGGACTCACTGACAGCTTGAAAAGATACTGTGAGAGTTGGAGGATCAATGTAGAGGTGAGAAACATTATGGGGTTTGAAGTGGTTCCACAAGAATGTGTGCAGCACATTCAACAATACATGACATCTTCTCAATACAAGGCTGACTCTGAGAAGGCCTTAGATGAGGTCAAACTTTACCTAAGTAGCTCTTGTACTACTTTGGAAGGTGATGGTAAAGATGCATGGATTTTTGATGTTGATGATACTATGCTTTCCACCATTCCCTACTATAAAGGACATGGTTTTGG AGGGAAGAAACGCAATACAACCTCTTTGGAATCATGGATGAAAAAGAAAAAGGCACCAGCTCTTAAGCACACCCTCAGCATCTTCCATGATATCAAAGATAAAGGGCTTAAGATCTTTCTGATCTCATCAAGAAGGGAAGCTCTTAGATCTCACACCGTTGATAATCTCATCGATGTTGGATACCATGGATGGTCTGGCCTCTCATTAAG GGGTTTGGAAGATGAACAACTTGATGAGAAAGAGTACAAATCAGTGGCTAGACAGCGATTGGTCGATGAAGGATACCGCATATGGGGAATCATTGGAGATCAGTGGAGCAGCCTCGAAGGGTATCCAAGTGCAAAAAGAACCTTTAAACTCCCAAACTCTATTTATTCTCTGTCTTAA